In Phoenix dactylifera cultivar Barhee BC4 chromosome 1, palm_55x_up_171113_PBpolish2nd_filt_p, whole genome shotgun sequence, the genomic stretch CGTTCGGTCatccggaggaggaggaggaggaggaggagagggatatGGAGGACTCGCAGGCGAAGCGCGTTCCTCACTTGCCTTGGATGCGAAACCCAGTCGATATCAATCTTTATGAAGAATGCCCCTTCGGTCTCCTACCATGTCTTGATCCCAGGTGCCCTcgctttcttttctccttttcttttctttttcttggagtTTGACGTCGGTATAATTTTTGCACAATGTTCACTCGTTTGTTCTCCACGCGATAGGCTGAGAGGGCGTCTTTTTTGGCTTGTTATAGCGTGGATTTAGTGCTTTTTGGtgtaaaaatatgatttttattagtgAAAAATTAATATCTGTAGACTTTTCCCCGCTTATATTGATTGATTGGTTTGAAATATATGTTCCAATGCATGCATTCAAGTATAACATGAATTGGATTCATGCTACATTCTGAAGATCATCGATATGTTGTTGAAGAAAAAGGAATTCCAGGGTTTAAGATGCACGTTACAATAGTAAACAAGAATTTACGCTGGAAGAATGGTCTCCTGGTTAATGcgaaaaacaagaaagaaagagaaagaaggaaagaaaggttAGGTTAGGCATCTGCAATGAAAGGGAAGCTGGAATAGATGTGGCTTGCTTGTGGTAAAGTTTATTTGGTACTGTTGAGTTACAATAGCTGTTACATCCTTAATTGGCTGAGTATTGCATGTAGGAGCTACATTATACTAAACAGAGAATAAACTCAGTTTGcccatatataaataatatttctCTATTTTGTGTATTTGTAGATTGGAGGAGGCTTTGCAGAAAATCGGTATTCAGTCACTTTTTCCAGTGCAAGTAGCAGTGTGGCAAGAAACAATTGGACCTGGTGCTTTTGAGAGAGACATTTGTGTCAATTCCCCGACAGGGAGCGGCAAGACTCTGGCTTATGCTTTACCTATTGTGCAGATGCTCTCAACTCGGAAGATAAGATGTTTGCGAGCATTAGTTGTTTTGCCTACTCGTGATTTGGCCGTGCAGGTACTTCATGAATGAATTCTGTTTTTTGACAATATTTCCTTTGTAATAGCCACCTCAACGTTTATGTTATAATGACTTCTGTCAGAGCTGCCAAGTCAGCTTAATCTGCGGAGTTTGTTAAGTGTTGGTCATATCAGGCTCTCAAAGTAGCTTAAGAGCTAAGCTGCTAAAGCTAGTTTGTTATATGCTGGTTGAAGCAGTTAGATCCTGCTTGATTATCAGATTCCAACATTCGTATTCTTGATTGCTTTTCTTGTAGACTAACATCATCCATTTAGAGTATATTttgaagggaaaaccaacttcaTCACAGAAAACAATGGTAGGCCCTTAGATTATCTTTGTTTGTCAGTGATACAGTAGAGAGTATAGACTATTCAGCGTATACTTGCATCCAAAAAAAAGTgcaactatttatttttatattgtaTAATGTCATTGACTGTTCAGCAATCATATGTGGTTAGGAAACATTAGATAGTAACGGCATTACAACCACATAGGATGAGTCTTCATGCTGTTTCTCCCACAGCTTGCTGGATGTAATCCAGACTCAAACTTGTAATATATAGTTAGTCAATTTCATATTATCTTGGTGAAATGAATTAAGCAATGTttatttttgttgcttgtttTCCAATTTTTGCATAAAgaggaaatatatttttgtattacATGATTACATCTATTAAAGTCTTTTCTTGCTTATGTAGATCATTTGTTAACTACTGTAAGGGAgtcctttcttttccttatttcattttcattttaatggctaccttttcttttgttatgtGGCTCAGGTTAAAGAAGTTTTTGCAACTATTGCCTCTGCAGTAGGTCTGCGTGTAGGCTTAGCAGTTGGTCAATCATCACTTGCAGATGAAATTTCAGAGCTCATTAGGAGACCTAAGCTAGAGATGTGCTCATCATTTGATCCAGATGACATACAAATGGAGCCACAAACTTCAGTGGACATATTGGTGGCAACTCCAGGAAGGCTGATGGATCATATTAACACGACAAAGGGTTTTAGTCTGGAACATCTTTGTTATCTGGTCAGATGGTTCTGAATCATCTTTTCCCTAGTCCTGTTCTGTTCCATTCTATCAGCTTTTGTATCTATAAGCATACATGTTATCTAGTTTATCTGACTACATCTATACGAGTCCTTTGTTTGCTGTCTTCTATCAAAATTTCTAATAAAGTTTGAAACAAGGTATTTTGCATTTGATAACAGTTTATGCTAGCTCTTCTTTCTTACCTTTAGGAATCAAGGACCAGAAGACTGATATTTTGATAAGACTTTCTCTGCATAAGTGATGATGCAGATCAACTGAGTTGAGCTCTTTTTCACATGCTTAACATTTTTGTGACCtattttattccttttttttgctGTATTTTTAGATTCCCTCCGCCCCCCTCCCCGGCACACACAAAAAGAAAGACCATGGTCAGTTCTCTAGGGAAGAAGTAGGCTGTAAGTCATTTTCGGGAGAAAAAGGAGAGTTTGGTGTTTCAGGATATATTTTGGCAGTTTAGGGCATCTCATTTTTGTccagggagagagaaaaaaaggtggaagagaaacaagaaaagaaaaaaaggatgaagagaagaaggaaatagATTAAGAGAATTAGGTAGTTAAGCATTGGGAATCACTAAGTGGCTGCTCAAAAATTTGGCCACTTAAGTACCTGGCAATTGCAACCAATGTGCTTGTTTGTTTCATTATGTAGTGAGTCTATTAGTTTGAAAATAACCTTTTTTATGCTTCTGTCATTAGACGAGGACAACTTTAAATATAGGAAAAGGATCATCTGATGAACCAAAGGCCATAATTAGGTGGAAGAATGATGCAATTCTCTTTCTCTGAGAAAATTGGGATATACTTCTTTCACTCgtatatattaattaaaaaaaccttCATGccttaaatattattttttcatgaACCCTGTGTACAACATTCATTATTTCTTGATACATGTTTCTGACACTGTGGTTTAGAAGGAGAGTGGTATATCAAATCATGCCAACAAAACAAGGACAATATTTGATTCAACCTTTTAGCCTTTAAAAACTCACTGAAAGTTGTACATGGGGTTGTAAGGAAATCTTATTAAAAGATCAGGAGCTTGGTAATTATtttgatggttttttttttctcgaggGGGAGGGATGTTCGGCAAATTCTGGTGCAGGGGATGGTTGTTGTCATCCCAAATAAGGCCTGTGTACTGTAATGTATTTTCAGAACAGtgaaatattttagatattctcatatttctcttttttttaaaaaaaaaggaggatatGTTTGGCGCTGCGCATTTGCATATGTGTTGGGCCTATGGGCTTGCATTTTCCCTTTTCACAATTGTAGACTTGATTGGGCTCCACCTTCAATTTCTCATCTCTAATGTCTGATTTAAAAGGAAATCTGCACTTATAGGCCAGATAATGGCAATTTGATTTGACGAGACATGTCTAACCCTGCCCACCTATTGTAGAAGAAAGAAACATTCACCAGAGAAGTAAACCTCCTGCCTACGTTCTCTCTCAAATTTAATTTCAGAAATCTAATCTCAAGGGAAGGATTCACAGTTCCTAAAGTAACTTAAAAGTTGCCATTTGGAATTATTGAACAAATAGTTGTAATAGGATTAGAGCTAATGTATTCATGTCTAACTTGATAGTGGATAATATGGTTTTGTCTTAGTGTCTCTCTGGTACCAAAAACCAGCATCATTGATGCATGTTGACTAGATTTCTGCCAATTCCTTTCCTTCAGAACGGTCTGCCTTTCTGTATTAGTTTTGAGTGAATATGAAAGGAACATTTCTCCACATTCTTTCGATGTTGAGGAGCTACCTTGGATTCAATCTTTTGATTTGTTGTACCCATTCATTTAGGTGCCTTCATGGACAATCTCCTTGCTATTCATTCAATGCATGGGAACAATGAAAAGATACCTTTCATCATTGGCATCTTGTATGGCACCCTTTGTCAGACCTACATCAGCCAGATGAATATATTGAATCCCCTTCAttcacaaattctattttcaatTTCTCAAAGATTACATGAACATCTCTTATTATTTGATGGATCTTGTATATCTACAGGGATCTGTCATGTTAAGCCAACATTCCTGCACCTATATATCTTTTCAGAAATGCCCTTTGTGGAACCATGATGCTGTATGGTTACCATTTTCTTTATCTTAGTTTAGTCTTAGATACAAGCATATCACATGAATCCTTGCTTCTTCTGAAATATGGAGTACCGTCAAATAACTTGTGCAGAGTTTACTTCCATGTGAAATATGGAGTTTACTTCCCTTTGTGCAGAGTTTAAGATGATACCGTTTCTTTATCAGTGCATTTAGCTTCCTTTAATATTTGAAGTGATTAACTTGTCAATTAAGTTTATCAATAATGCTTTGAGATTTGACTTATTTATAGGTTATTTTCATTGCATGTTTTGTGCTGAGTAGCCTATTTGTTGAATTTTCAGGTAGTTGATGAGACAGATCGATTGTTAAGAGAGGCATATCAGTCCTGGTTGCCGACTGTGATTCAGCTTACTTGTTCAAATGATCAGGCATTATTTGACCATGCAAGACTTGGGCCCTCGATTTCTGGTTCCTTGGCAACCATAAGGAGATCGTAATCCTACTTCTTCCTACTTGGCTTGAAACAATCTATAGAAATAAATCAATATTAAGGCCCTTTATAAAAGATTGTGTCCAGATTTTGACTTATATATAATGTCTTGAACTCTTATCAAAATCCTTATGTTAAGGCCTTCTTCCCAAGCTTAGCAGAAcgatattcattttttattttaaagatatttttcttattCAATGATATGCCTTTGAATGCAGTGGTGTTGAAAGGGGGTTTAAAGGTAAAAGTTACCCAAGGCTTGTTAAAATGATTCTCTCTGCTACACTGACTCAAGATCCTAGCAAGCTTTCTCAACTTGACTTGCATCATCCTTTGTTGTTGACAAGTGGGGAGAGGCGATACAAACTTCCAGAAAAACTGGAATGTTACAAGCTGGTTTGTCCCATTTTTAGCTTTTGACAAATCAGTAAACTCCTTGAAGAAAAACTATCTTTGAACATAAATCTGATTATAATTGTTTAACCAGTTGAGCACTATATATAGATTTCTTTTACTTTTGCTGGTTTCCATCTAGTACAATTTTTGAATGAATATCAACAGAGTGAAAATTTCATTTCTTATTCAAATTCATTATCTTAGAAAAAACATAACTTGCTGAAATGGTTGATTCATCTACAATGTTCTATTAGTGGTAGAATTATTTCAGTTGTCTTTTGGATAAtagcgtttttttttttatgtctgACTCTGTTTCGGTATATGCGCAGATTTGTATATCAAAACTGAAGCCATTGTATCTAGTTGCTCTTCTACAAGATTTGAGAGGGGAAAAGTGTATAGTATTTACATCGTCTGTAGAATCAACTCACAGACTATGcactttattaaatttctttggAGACTTGCCATGCAAAATTAGTGAATATTCACGTCGGCAGCATCAGTCTTTGCGAAGGTAAATGACAAACTTGCAAACTTAAATTTCCTCATTTAAGCAAAGAGGTTCTGTTGCTTTGATGCAATATTCATAGCTCCATTGGACATGATTTGTCAAGAACAATGTCAGATAAAGTATATATTTTTGCGAAGCATGATCTttgtaaaaaagaaaatgacaacTTTCGACCTTGTTGAAGGCTATGGACCAAATACAGCAGTCACCAAACAAATCTTTTTGCCCATTCAATCATGCGGAATGGCTGAAAATTAAAAGATTATGGGATGGACCATTTTGTTTACCTAGCGCTAAAGTGACACACTGATTGGCAGTTCTAGCTTGGTTGATCCATGTGTAGGAGTGCGACTTTTGTTGTTTGGTTTAACCCTTTTTCCAACATAGCAGAAAAGAGGGCATAGTCAGATCCCATGCAGTACTTTACGTGATGTTGTGCATTGGATTGGTGAAATTATTCTCATCCAAATTTATTAATTTGCAAACTATTGAAGAACATCTTTGTGATCATGGATCTCTTCTATAGATGGATATACAATTTCAATTTTTCGtattattttgtaaatttgGTTACATTACActgttaaataaaaaaaactacgtAAATAGTTTGAAAGGAATTGGGCAGTTTAGATGTATTACATGAGAATAGTGAAGAAATTGAATGAAAGGTAGCTGAACGAAATAAAGTATGTCAGGATCAAGTTATATGTGATAGtaattttttattgaaaatgtcAGACAAATCCTCAATTTTTCACCATATACTTTTGAAGGAGCTCAAATTATGACAATGTGAACTATATACCCTCACATAAGTCAACCCATCGACTTGCATTGGTAGTGTGATTGTATTTTGACTTGTCTTACAAGACTAAGGGCCTGTTTTGGACATTGGAAGATCTTAATGGTCGGATTCTTCTGGTGGGGCCTCCTTGATTGAAGTTATGGTGAAAAATGGgaatttttttggtacaacggtcgCTCACGTTATTCTAGCGTGAGTGCAACCAACAGTGTCAAGAAACATAACGTGGGACAAATGTGGGGGTAGGGGTACAATATCAGACCATGTCCATATGACCTCTTCTGAATGATGAGCAACAAAGGAGGCAATCTAGTTTGCCGCCCTTCACCTTTCGATACACATGAGCAGCCTGAAAGGAGTCACAGTCTCTCGCCAGCCTCTGAATATCCTTGAGGAGAGGATGGTCGTCGCCCTATCGCTCAGCATCCCAGATTCAATCGATCATCATAGCGGAGTCTCCTTCTAGGAAGATATTACCAGCCCCTAGAACACTCTTCGCATAGGTGATACCCTCCCATGCCACTCTGAGCTCCGCTCCTAGGACCGTCATGTCACAAGTGCGCCGCCCACCTGCGGCATCAATCTGGAGTTGTGATCACGGATCACAAACTCCGTCCCTCCTTTGTCTCTTCCTGCCAACACACTACtgtcaaagttcaccttgaggcGACCAGGGAGTGGGAGCTCCCAAGTGACGAGTGACTCTGGGCGATGTGACAGCGGTGTGGGAACCCCAGATGTCCTTAGCCCTCCCAGGTAAAGTCTCCTTAGTAGTGTTGATGATCTCAGCTGCATGATGGATAGCTCTGGTTACCACAACTCTCGGAGATGCCCTCCTACCCTCAAAGATACGGGCATTTCTATCTAACCAAATATGATAAGCCAAGTAGGCACAGGTGACGCCCCATTCCACCGTCCCCGGTCTCCTCATAGTTTTTCTCAGATGTAAATCCTCCGCCGGCCCCAAACCTCGCAGCAAGGGAAATGTCACACTTCACACTTGTATCGCCCGAGGGCAGCTAAGAACATGGCTGATGGTCTCCTCCGTGTCGGGGCAACCCTCATACATTGGAGTAGTCCTGACGCCCCTCCTTACTAGCACGCTGCGGGACGGAAGACATCCCCAAACCACCTTTCAGATGAATAAGGCCACTCAAGGAGAAACATGCAACCTCCAGATCTACCCACCCTCAATCTGCTGGGTAGTCCCCCTCCCCATCAATGCATGCAAGTTCCTAGCACGCACCCTCGTCCTCTTTGTTAGAGACCAAACTAATCTGTCTATCATCTCCCCAGCAGGAATGGGAATATCCAGGACCCTCTCAGCTAACTACTCCCCGAATGCATCTCGGATCATCGCTTCGTTCTATCTGCCCGCACTCGGAGTAATCAGATCACTGACCCTACACTCCGACAGTCTCACTGAATCCACCATCGTCGGCATTCGCCCCAATGGCTACTCGGTCACCCAAGCGTCTGCCCGTCTCCAATAGCACACTTGATTGTGGGGAGCATCGTCGGAGCGTAGGCACGGATCTCCTTCCAGATGAAGGAGCTATGACGCCCAACTTGGAAGTCAGCCATCGCCGAGTGCGCTCCGTACTTGCCCCTAATGAGGGCACACCACAAACTGTCCGTCTCCAGAATGTACCTAGCTGCGTGTCTCGCCGCCAAAACCTCTCGCCCGCCGCCAATGAATGCACCCCCAGACCACCTGACCTGACCAGCTGGCATATCACCTCCTACAccaccaagtgaatgccacCTCTGCCATCCCTCCTACCTCAGATGAAGTTTCTGAACAGCTGCTCCAGGAACCTCATCGGCGCCATCGGCACAATGGTGTTCGATAGCAGGTATATCGGTACCGAGCTAAGAACCGTCCATACCAAAATCACTCTATCCATCATGGATGGTGCATCCATCTGCCAGCCCTCCAATCTAAGTATGATGATGTGCACAATGTTAGAACAGTCTCTGTGACGAAGGCGACGCTTAGTGATAGGGACACTCAAATATTTCAGAGCTCCCTCCTGCTCGCCACCCCCAGGACTTGCTTAATGGATTTTTGAAAGAGATCAGGGAGGATTGGAAACTGGAGGATCACTGATCTCTCATTCTCATGGATTAGGTAAGTCACCTTGGAGAAGTGACTACTTAtccctgaaaaatagaattagttGCCAATGCTGTTGGCTTTCTCTACCTGTTTCTACCTCGGGATTCCGATGATTTTTTCAAAAGAGAGGCCCTGTCAGAAGATCTCATCAAACTGATAAGATCGTCTAACATCCAAATGGGCTCTAAAATAGCAAAGAACATCAAGATATAGAACTCTGTTGTAAAAGTAGTCTAAATTTACGGAAGAAGATGTTTTTCTGCCCATTTGTCATCagcattttttccttttatccTTCAAAGGTAATTAAGATCACCCTGAACAGATGCCAAAGGATGGAATGATGTTCTTTTGAAGAATGCTGGGTTACATGGACTTCCCATTAGGAGCGCTCCTCAATCTATGTGCTGACCACAAACATTGGCTGTACCTGACCTTGTCGAGTTAACCAATTAATTAGCACCATCTGATTATTTTATGAAAGCACCTGTACAAGTGTGTCCACTGGCATGCTTGGCCATGCTCACAAACATATGCATACCTCAAACATGTCTACAGGCTgcttattaaaattttattaatcaGAGTGCACTCTGCATTAGGGCTTGCCAAACAATGTTATTTGCCCTACCGAGACTGGCTGTTCAGAACTAATTTGCTTAAGACGAATTTGACTGATTTTATGAAAGCACTTGCACGAGTGCATCCTCACAGGCATGCATGCTTAGGCATGGTCACATATGCATATGTCAACATTTCAGCAAGGTGCTTCTATTTTTATCAATTTAATGGTGAAGGATTCTTGGAGCCCACACTGCATTAAGAGTATGGATCTTGCTGAATAATGTATTTTCCATACTTGACAGGCTGTTCAGAAGTATTTGCTTGATGCAAATTTGACTGCCTCTAGCTCAACAATTTTTATATGAATCATTTTATGGAGTCTCTGTCATGacaacagatttttttttttcctgcagcAAAACATTGAAGACCTTTAGGGAAGGGGAAAATAGAAGTGCTTGTTGCTACAGATGCAATGACTCGAGGAATGGATGTTGAAGGAATAAGAAATGTTATCAATTATGATATGCCTGCTTATGTTAAGACTTACATTCATCGAGCAGGCCGCACTGCAAGAGCAGGTCAGACTGGGCGTTGCTTTACTTTACTGCGAAAAGATGAGGTATACTTTTTCCCTGCATGATAACCTTCGAACTATTAAAAATTGTCTTTTAGGAAAGTGTTACTATGAAATATATTGATTCCATGGGTCGTTCTGCATCAAGAGGGATTTTTAGAGAGGAACAGAGAAAAAGAGACAATAGGGAAGAGTATGCTTGGCATGTTTGTTAAATTGCTAGCAATTGGCATATGGTTTGAAAGTAGTGAAAGATAATTATTTAACCGGACAGTTTCCATTACATGATGGGGTCCAGAATGGAATAGCAATTGCAGACAGGCATTACATGTTGCTTGTTACTATGATAATCTTCTACATGCATTTGGATGGCTGATTATATAGCCATTGCCCAATCTCTATCATGGTTCCATATTGGTCCTGTGGGTGTCTAGTTCTTTTGTTGTTTTAATAAATTTTCAAAGCTTCAGGAGTCACTATGGAGGACCTGGCCTTTGATAGTAACTAGTAGTGAAGACCACATTGATGAAGCCTAAATTGATTTGATAAGAGGCTTTTTCTAGTGATCATCACTCATTCTTTGAAGAGATGCTTTTTTGCGGTCCGAAATGTTTCATGTTGAAATTATATGGATGAGGGTTCATTTAGACAAATTGAACTGAATTTCTATGCATTTGTTTAACTTGTAATTATTCCTGTATTCTCATCGAGAGGTTTTTGAATACTGGCCTATGTTTTGCATGCAAAATTGTTTGTTATCTTTACAACCTTGTTTCAGAACTAGTACATCACAACTATCGCATCACACTTTCCACAAAAAAGGAGGGGTTTGATCATGTCAAGGTCAAGTTGGCATGGTCAGACTGCAACCCACGATGCCTTTCCTCTATCAAGTTCTACCAGTTAAGCATCCAATATTTGACATACTCTAAGTAcagaatttttataattttgtaaCCACTTATTGTTGGTTGCTTTCACTTCCCCTTGTTAAGGAAATTATTATCGAAGTATGAATCTTACTATGTCCATGTGACATGGATTACGATGAAAATCAATTGCTTCTTTTGATATGAAATTATGAATGGTTCTAAATACCTTTAGCTACTAATAATAATCTTGGAAAAAGATTGATTTATATCATCCATAGACAAATATATAAATGCATGGGGGTTGGCTAAATGGATGGAATACGGTCCAACAGATTTTAGTGACTTCCTGAAGCAGTCTCTTGACCTGATGTTGACCTTATCTGAATTTGCTAAAATTCTTGATCAAGGTAACAAGAGGATGAGCTGCCATAGTTGGCAGGACGGAGAACTTATTTTACTGGCCACAAGTGTGCTCATACTAACTGCCAAGCCTCAAATAGTTCTTTGAACTTGGGAGGGCTTAGATGAAGAAAGAAGAATGTTAGTTTGGATACACAGCTGTGTTGGCCGCTGGAAGGTGCAAAGTGCAAGCCGAgtaccatttctttttttcttctttttttggtatgatgagtAGCCAAGTTGAAACTTAACCCCACGGACTGCTAAGATCTATTTTGGAAGTTTTCCTTGACACTGTTAGAAGCAAGAATATTAAAAGGGTGCTGATATCAAAATGTTTAATCTTTTCCAAGGGAGTTGTGTTCTAAAGGACCTCTTCAAATATCATTAGCAAGAGGATGCAAGGCTCAAGAATGCAGATCTCTGTGTACCAGATTTTGTTGTCAAactgaagtaaaaaaaaattctgatgtTTCAATCTTGTGATTCCTTAGAGAAGATTCTTTTGGTTGGAAAGAAGCTACCTCTAATGTAGTTTTTCCTTTATGATGGATTATACACACTGTATTTTTAGTACAAATATTATGTGCTTTGCtgctaaataaattttaaaagcaTTAGTGCATGCAAATATTGTGATGAAATTTTCTGCTTCTATATTTTGCTATGATTAAACAtattcatttttgttttttcagaCTAAACGTTTCAGTAAGATGCTTCAGAAGATTAACAATAATTCATGTAATCTTCACTCTTTGCCTGCTGATTCAATAGAAGAGCTTCGCCCTATTTATTCTTCTGGTAACTTCTATGAACTTTTGCTCCTTTTTTTAACATAAGTTAGTTTTCAGCCAAGTTTCTATTtacctctctttttttatttgacaATATAACAGCATTGAAAAAgttgaaaggatgtgtggagtCAGAAACAGCAAGGAAATCCGGTATCAGTGCTAAGTCTGTAAAGTCTAGTGATAGAAAGAAAGGCAAagacagaatgaaagaatagatGCATTATTTTAATGGAGATCCTTATTATGACAGCTACCGGTACTCACAATCTTTCAATGGTGAGTTTTAGAGTTCTCTTCCAACCAAGCCTTTActttaactctctctctctctctctctctctctctctctctcatttattagttgattttgaattttccCTCTGTGAATTCAGTTCCAAAACTATTTTCGAATCTGGGTTAACTCCGAAATGGTCAGTTGCTACTTGCTTCTATCAACATTATCCTGGGGAAATCTTGAATAGCAATTtagtaaaagaaaattaagtttGATCTGGCCCCAGCAGTCCAAGGTTGAATATATCAAATTTGCCGCCCATACTTTGAATGCTTAAAAGTCAAAAGCATTTTGCCTTATACTGGCATGTGTtactttaaaagaaaaagatttctgTGGAAGACTGAGCTTTTGACTCTTCCAATTTTCACCGCTTCAAATGTTGCTAtaaacaagaaagaaatttcCTTCTGTATATTAGTAATACATATGTGCTAGACATGCTTGGCACTCATGCACACCATGTGTCATTACTTATAGGCCACACTCGTGATTATCCTACTTTATAAAGATTTGTTTGCATCCTAGAAGATAGTCAGTGGTGGGCTCTGTTGTCTCCATCTTTAGATACTCCGACTACTTCTGGGGCAcatgtaatttattttaaaacatGATCTCTTCTTAGCTCCACACTTGCCAAATCTTTGCCTGGAGTGTGTTATCCTAACCACCAATCATCGCATGACAGCAATTATGTTTTTACATGAACATATTCATAATAATTATGGTTCTCTGATaccataaatatatttttagcaAACACAAAGAATGTAAATGAGATTATTCACTACATCTTGCGGTCAACTTCTTTCTATACTACATTTTTATAGCTCTTGATTATTCTGTGTGTGGCCATTCTTTTTCTCAATCATTACAAGTAACCTGTAAGTTGTGCAATGAATTTAGACATCACTTTTAAG encodes the following:
- the LOC103714230 gene encoding LOW QUALITY PROTEIN: DEAD-box ATP-dependent RNA helicase 1 (The sequence of the model RefSeq protein was modified relative to this genomic sequence to represent the inferred CDS: deleted 1 base in 1 codon), producing MEDSQAKRVPHLPWMRNPVDINLYEECPFGLLPCLDPRLEEALQKIGIQSLFPVQVAVWQETIGPGAFERDICVNSPTGSGKTLAYALPIVQMLSTRKIRCLRALVVLPTRDLAVQVKEVFATIASAVGLRVGLAVGQSSLADEISELIRRPKLEMCSSFDPDDIQMEPQTSVDILVATPGRLMDHINTTKGFSLEHLCYLVVDETDRLLREAYQSWLPTVIQLTCSNDQALFDHARLGPSISGSLATIRRSGVERGFKGKSYPRLVKMILSATLTQDPSKLSQLDLHHPLLLTSGERRYKLPEKLECYKLICISKLKPLYLVALLQDLRGEKCIVFTSSVESTHRLCTLLNFFGDLPCKISEYSRRQHQSLRSKTLKTFRKGKIEVLVATDAMTRGMDVEGIRNVINYDMPAYVKTYIHRAGRTARAGQTGRCFTLLRKDETKRFSKMLQKINNNSCNLHSLPADSIEELRPIYSSALKKLKGCVESETARKSGISAKSVKSSDRKKGKDRMKE